The following coding sequences lie in one Hippopotamus amphibius kiboko isolate mHipAmp2 chromosome 17, mHipAmp2.hap2, whole genome shotgun sequence genomic window:
- the TP53I13 gene encoding tumor protein p53-inducible protein 13 isoform X3 yields the protein MRLPLPAFVRCADPPGAWGSPGNWLQVEEILNTAPQEGLPQKKQPQTSENKLEEKTHSGALGGGGGCLSPCDPAVPGDRLQSLHQLNNWQLLGNGVRVRNTPCMSQMQVTPMSLKRVCGRSGPVSQQGPSSSQESYFPPSSPLHDPTQEPQLRPAGRGDLLGRVPGRRVVAEPAEEAGARCPEGLWPLPPQVSPRVTYTRMSPRQAENVSFLYHPCAHPWLKLQLALLAHICVSQPSLAPDSSLTQNRAPALAFTLRSWRPPGVEVASRGPRQLFPSGAKRRGLRAAIGLQPTPSALRFPSVSPRSLEAKQPMLGPRGEGDNGPSVPTGPPLPGGPGSNVSSRLEAQVPKGQSSPGVCACPSQASSAPQAAAPPRAARGPTPRTEEAAWAAMALTFLLVLLTLATLCTRLHRNFRRGESIYWEPTVDSKDTVAAVLKRRLLMPPRRVKRSRRRPLLPPAPDSGPDGDSSE from the exons ATGCGCCTTCCCTTGCCTGCATTCGTGCGCTGTGCCGATCCCCCGGGAGCGTGGGGCTCCCCAGGAAACTGGCTTCAGGTAGAGGAAATCCTCAATACCGCTCCCCAGGAAGGACTTCCCCAAAAGAAACAGCCTCAAACCTCCGAAAATAAGCTGGAGGAAAAGACGCACTCAGGTgcccttgggggggggggggggtgcctgtcACCCTGCGACCCGGCCGTGCCAGGGGATAGACTGCAGTCCCTTCATCAGCTCAATAACTGGCAATTACTGGGGAACGGGGTAAGGGTAAGAAATACCCCTTGCATGTCACAG ATGCAGGTCACACCGATGAGTCTGAAGCGGGTCTGCGGAAGGAGCGGACCCGTCTCCCAGCAGGGGCCATCCAGTTCCCAGGAATCCTATTTCCCGCCCTCCTCGCCGCTCCACGATCCCACCCAGGAGCCGCAGCTGCGCCCTGCAGGCCGCGGAGACCTGCTGGGACGAGTGCCCGGGCGAAGG GTGGTGGCTGAGCCGGCGGAGGAGGCGGGAGCCCGTTGTCCCGAGGGCCTGTGGCCTCTGCCCCCACAG GTGTCGCCAAGAGTGACCTACACACGGATGAGTCCACGGCAG GCTGAGAATGTCAGCTTCCTCTACCACCCCTGTGCCCATCCCTGGCTGAAGCTCCAGCTTGCCCTCCTGGCCCACATTTGTGTGTCCCAGCCCTCACTGGCCCCTGACTCGAGTCTCACCCAGAATCGG GCCCCGGCTTTGGCCTTCACTCTGCGGAGCTGGCGGCCCCCAGGCGTAGAGGTGGCATCTAGAGGGCCCAGGCAGCTCTTTCCTAGTGGTGCCAAGAGGCGTGGGCTGCGGGCTGCCATTGGTCTCCAGCCCACCCCCTCAGCCCTGAGGTTCCCCTCTGTTTCCCCACGGAGCTTGGAGGCCAAGCAGCCTATGTTGGGCCCCCGGGGTGAAGGGGATAATGGCCCATCTGTGCCCACTGGCCCACCGCTGCCTGGGGGGCCTGGAAGCAATGTCAGCTCCAGGCTAGAGGCCCAGGTGCCCAAAGGGCAAAGCAGCCCAGGGGTCTGTGCCTGTCCAAGTCAGGCTTCCTCGGCCCCTCAGGCAGCAGCGCCTCCGCGGGCCGCCCGGGGCCCCACCCCGCGGACGGAGGAGGCCGCCTGGGCTGCCATGGCCCTGACCTTCCTGTTGGTGCTGCTCACCCTGGCCACGCTCTGCACTCGGCTGCACCGAAACTTCAGACGCGGGGAGAGCATCTACTGGGAGCCCACAGTGGATAGCAAGGACACGGTGGCTG CTGTGCTGAAGCGGAGGCTGCTGATGCCCCCTCGCCGGGTCAAGCGCTCCCGCCGGAGACCGCTCCTCCCGCCCGCGCCGGACAGCGGCCCTGATGGGGACAGCTCCGAGTGA
- the TP53I13 gene encoding tumor protein p53-inducible protein 13 isoform X1, producing the protein MRLPLPAFVRCADPPGAWGSPGNWLQVEEILNTAPQEGLPQKKQPQTSENKLEEKTHSGALGGGGGCLSPCDPAVPGDRLQSLHQLNNWQLLGNGVRVRNTPCMSQMQVTPMSLKRVCGRSGPVSQQGPSSSQESYFPPSSPLHDPTQEPQLRPAGRGDLLGRVPGRRVVAEPAEEAGARCPEGLWPLPPQVSPRVTYTRMSPRQAENVSFLYHPCAHPWLKLQLALLAHICVSQPSLAPDSSLTQNRPLVLAAWGVALEMAWVEPAWAAHWLKRRRRKQRKEKAWFRSGSFSGPSPLVPTPGRGRLCRRGCVQAPALAFTLRSWRPPGVEVASRGPRQLFPSGAKRRGLRAAIGLQPTPSALRFPSVSPRSLEAKQPMLGPRGEGDNGPSVPTGPPLPGGPGSNVSSRLEAQVPKGQSSPGVCACPSQASSAPQAAAPPRAARGPTPRTEEAAWAAMALTFLLVLLTLATLCTRLHRNFRRGESIYWEPTVDSKDTVAAVLKRRLLMPPRRVKRSRRRPLLPPAPDSGPDGDSSE; encoded by the exons ATGCGCCTTCCCTTGCCTGCATTCGTGCGCTGTGCCGATCCCCCGGGAGCGTGGGGCTCCCCAGGAAACTGGCTTCAGGTAGAGGAAATCCTCAATACCGCTCCCCAGGAAGGACTTCCCCAAAAGAAACAGCCTCAAACCTCCGAAAATAAGCTGGAGGAAAAGACGCACTCAGGTgcccttgggggggggggggggtgcctgtcACCCTGCGACCCGGCCGTGCCAGGGGATAGACTGCAGTCCCTTCATCAGCTCAATAACTGGCAATTACTGGGGAACGGGGTAAGGGTAAGAAATACCCCTTGCATGTCACAG ATGCAGGTCACACCGATGAGTCTGAAGCGGGTCTGCGGAAGGAGCGGACCCGTCTCCCAGCAGGGGCCATCCAGTTCCCAGGAATCCTATTTCCCGCCCTCCTCGCCGCTCCACGATCCCACCCAGGAGCCGCAGCTGCGCCCTGCAGGCCGCGGAGACCTGCTGGGACGAGTGCCCGGGCGAAGG GTGGTGGCTGAGCCGGCGGAGGAGGCGGGAGCCCGTTGTCCCGAGGGCCTGTGGCCTCTGCCCCCACAG GTGTCGCCAAGAGTGACCTACACACGGATGAGTCCACGGCAG GCTGAGAATGTCAGCTTCCTCTACCACCCCTGTGCCCATCCCTGGCTGAAGCTCCAGCTTGCCCTCCTGGCCCACATTTGTGTGTCCCAGCCCTCACTGGCCCCTGACTCGAGTCTCACCCAGAATCGG CCCCTGGTGCTGGCAGCATGGGGGGTGGCGCTGGAGATGGCGTGGGTAGAGCCAGCCTGGGCTGCCCACTGGCTGAAGAGGAGGAGGCGGaagcaaaggaaggagaaagcatGGTTCCGCTCGGGAAGTTTCTCTGGGCCCTCTCCCTTGGTGCCAACGCCGGGCAGAGGGAGGCTGTGCCGGAGAGGGTGTGTGCAG GCCCCGGCTTTGGCCTTCACTCTGCGGAGCTGGCGGCCCCCAGGCGTAGAGGTGGCATCTAGAGGGCCCAGGCAGCTCTTTCCTAGTGGTGCCAAGAGGCGTGGGCTGCGGGCTGCCATTGGTCTCCAGCCCACCCCCTCAGCCCTGAGGTTCCCCTCTGTTTCCCCACGGAGCTTGGAGGCCAAGCAGCCTATGTTGGGCCCCCGGGGTGAAGGGGATAATGGCCCATCTGTGCCCACTGGCCCACCGCTGCCTGGGGGGCCTGGAAGCAATGTCAGCTCCAGGCTAGAGGCCCAGGTGCCCAAAGGGCAAAGCAGCCCAGGGGTCTGTGCCTGTCCAAGTCAGGCTTCCTCGGCCCCTCAGGCAGCAGCGCCTCCGCGGGCCGCCCGGGGCCCCACCCCGCGGACGGAGGAGGCCGCCTGGGCTGCCATGGCCCTGACCTTCCTGTTGGTGCTGCTCACCCTGGCCACGCTCTGCACTCGGCTGCACCGAAACTTCAGACGCGGGGAGAGCATCTACTGGGAGCCCACAGTGGATAGCAAGGACACGGTGGCTG CTGTGCTGAAGCGGAGGCTGCTGATGCCCCCTCGCCGGGTCAAGCGCTCCCGCCGGAGACCGCTCCTCCCGCCCGCGCCGGACAGCGGCCCTGATGGGGACAGCTCCGAGTGA
- the TP53I13 gene encoding tumor protein p53-inducible protein 13 isoform X6, protein MAPPPPSPQLLLLAALAGLLGPSEVVAEPAEEAGARCPEGLWPLPPQVSPRVTYTRMSPRQAENVSFLYHPCAHPWLKLQLALLAHICVSQPSLAPDSSLTQNRPLVLAAWGVALEMAWVEPAWAAHWLKRRRRKQRKEKAWFRSGSFSGPSPLVPTPGRGRLCRRGCVQAPALAFTLRSWRPPGVEVASRGPRQLFPSGAKRRGLRAAIGLQPTPSALRFPSVSPRSLEAKQPMLGPRGEGDNGPSVPTGPPLPGGPGSNVSSRLEAQVPKGQSSPGVCACPSQASSAPQAAAPPRAARGPTPRTEEAAWAAMALTFLLVLLTLATLCTRLHRNFRRGESIYWEPTVDSKDTVAAVLKRRLLMPPRRVKRSRRRPLLPPAPDSGPDGDSSE, encoded by the exons ATGGCGCCTCCTCCGCCTTCGCCCCAGCTGCTGCTCCTGGCGGCCCTGGCGGGGCTCCTGGGTCCCAGTGAG GTGGTGGCTGAGCCGGCGGAGGAGGCGGGAGCCCGTTGTCCCGAGGGCCTGTGGCCTCTGCCCCCACAG GTGTCGCCAAGAGTGACCTACACACGGATGAGTCCACGGCAG GCTGAGAATGTCAGCTTCCTCTACCACCCCTGTGCCCATCCCTGGCTGAAGCTCCAGCTTGCCCTCCTGGCCCACATTTGTGTGTCCCAGCCCTCACTGGCCCCTGACTCGAGTCTCACCCAGAATCGG CCCCTGGTGCTGGCAGCATGGGGGGTGGCGCTGGAGATGGCGTGGGTAGAGCCAGCCTGGGCTGCCCACTGGCTGAAGAGGAGGAGGCGGaagcaaaggaaggagaaagcatGGTTCCGCTCGGGAAGTTTCTCTGGGCCCTCTCCCTTGGTGCCAACGCCGGGCAGAGGGAGGCTGTGCCGGAGAGGGTGTGTGCAG GCCCCGGCTTTGGCCTTCACTCTGCGGAGCTGGCGGCCCCCAGGCGTAGAGGTGGCATCTAGAGGGCCCAGGCAGCTCTTTCCTAGTGGTGCCAAGAGGCGTGGGCTGCGGGCTGCCATTGGTCTCCAGCCCACCCCCTCAGCCCTGAGGTTCCCCTCTGTTTCCCCACGGAGCTTGGAGGCCAAGCAGCCTATGTTGGGCCCCCGGGGTGAAGGGGATAATGGCCCATCTGTGCCCACTGGCCCACCGCTGCCTGGGGGGCCTGGAAGCAATGTCAGCTCCAGGCTAGAGGCCCAGGTGCCCAAAGGGCAAAGCAGCCCAGGGGTCTGTGCCTGTCCAAGTCAGGCTTCCTCGGCCCCTCAGGCAGCAGCGCCTCCGCGGGCCGCCCGGGGCCCCACCCCGCGGACGGAGGAGGCCGCCTGGGCTGCCATGGCCCTGACCTTCCTGTTGGTGCTGCTCACCCTGGCCACGCTCTGCACTCGGCTGCACCGAAACTTCAGACGCGGGGAGAGCATCTACTGGGAGCCCACAGTGGATAGCAAGGACACGGTGGCTG CTGTGCTGAAGCGGAGGCTGCTGATGCCCCCTCGCCGGGTCAAGCGCTCCCGCCGGAGACCGCTCCTCCCGCCCGCGCCGGACAGCGGCCCTGATGGGGACAGCTCCGAGTGA
- the TP53I13 gene encoding tumor protein p53-inducible protein 13 isoform X4, with protein MRLPLPAFVRCADPPGAWGSPGNWLQMQVTPMSLKRVCGRSGPVSQQGPSSSQESYFPPSSPLHDPTQEPQLRPAGRGDLLGRVPGRRVVAEPAEEAGARCPEGLWPLPPQVSPRVTYTRMSPRQAENVSFLYHPCAHPWLKLQLALLAHICVSQPSLAPDSSLTQNRPLVLAAWGVALEMAWVEPAWAAHWLKRRRRKQRKEKAWFRSGSFSGPSPLVPTPGRGRLCRRGCVQAPALAFTLRSWRPPGVEVASRGPRQLFPSGAKRRGLRAAIGLQPTPSALRFPSVSPRSLEAKQPMLGPRGEGDNGPSVPTGPPLPGGPGSNVSSRLEAQVPKGQSSPGVCACPSQASSAPQAAAPPRAARGPTPRTEEAAWAAMALTFLLVLLTLATLCTRLHRNFRRGESIYWEPTVDSKDTVAAVLKRRLLMPPRRVKRSRRRPLLPPAPDSGPDGDSSE; from the exons ATGCGCCTTCCCTTGCCTGCATTCGTGCGCTGTGCCGATCCCCCGGGAGCGTGGGGCTCCCCAGGAAACTGGCTTCAG ATGCAGGTCACACCGATGAGTCTGAAGCGGGTCTGCGGAAGGAGCGGACCCGTCTCCCAGCAGGGGCCATCCAGTTCCCAGGAATCCTATTTCCCGCCCTCCTCGCCGCTCCACGATCCCACCCAGGAGCCGCAGCTGCGCCCTGCAGGCCGCGGAGACCTGCTGGGACGAGTGCCCGGGCGAAGG GTGGTGGCTGAGCCGGCGGAGGAGGCGGGAGCCCGTTGTCCCGAGGGCCTGTGGCCTCTGCCCCCACAG GTGTCGCCAAGAGTGACCTACACACGGATGAGTCCACGGCAG GCTGAGAATGTCAGCTTCCTCTACCACCCCTGTGCCCATCCCTGGCTGAAGCTCCAGCTTGCCCTCCTGGCCCACATTTGTGTGTCCCAGCCCTCACTGGCCCCTGACTCGAGTCTCACCCAGAATCGG CCCCTGGTGCTGGCAGCATGGGGGGTGGCGCTGGAGATGGCGTGGGTAGAGCCAGCCTGGGCTGCCCACTGGCTGAAGAGGAGGAGGCGGaagcaaaggaaggagaaagcatGGTTCCGCTCGGGAAGTTTCTCTGGGCCCTCTCCCTTGGTGCCAACGCCGGGCAGAGGGAGGCTGTGCCGGAGAGGGTGTGTGCAG GCCCCGGCTTTGGCCTTCACTCTGCGGAGCTGGCGGCCCCCAGGCGTAGAGGTGGCATCTAGAGGGCCCAGGCAGCTCTTTCCTAGTGGTGCCAAGAGGCGTGGGCTGCGGGCTGCCATTGGTCTCCAGCCCACCCCCTCAGCCCTGAGGTTCCCCTCTGTTTCCCCACGGAGCTTGGAGGCCAAGCAGCCTATGTTGGGCCCCCGGGGTGAAGGGGATAATGGCCCATCTGTGCCCACTGGCCCACCGCTGCCTGGGGGGCCTGGAAGCAATGTCAGCTCCAGGCTAGAGGCCCAGGTGCCCAAAGGGCAAAGCAGCCCAGGGGTCTGTGCCTGTCCAAGTCAGGCTTCCTCGGCCCCTCAGGCAGCAGCGCCTCCGCGGGCCGCCCGGGGCCCCACCCCGCGGACGGAGGAGGCCGCCTGGGCTGCCATGGCCCTGACCTTCCTGTTGGTGCTGCTCACCCTGGCCACGCTCTGCACTCGGCTGCACCGAAACTTCAGACGCGGGGAGAGCATCTACTGGGAGCCCACAGTGGATAGCAAGGACACGGTGGCTG CTGTGCTGAAGCGGAGGCTGCTGATGCCCCCTCGCCGGGTCAAGCGCTCCCGCCGGAGACCGCTCCTCCCGCCCGCGCCGGACAGCGGCCCTGATGGGGACAGCTCCGAGTGA
- the TP53I13 gene encoding tumor protein p53-inducible protein 13 isoform X5, protein MQVTPMSLKRVCGRSGPVSQQGPSSSQESYFPPSSPLHDPTQEPQLRPAGRGDLLGRVPGRRVVAEPAEEAGARCPEGLWPLPPQVSPRVTYTRMSPRQAENVSFLYHPCAHPWLKLQLALLAHICVSQPSLAPDSSLTQNRPLVLAAWGVALEMAWVEPAWAAHWLKRRRRKQRKEKAWFRSGSFSGPSPLVPTPGRGRLCRRGCVQAPALAFTLRSWRPPGVEVASRGPRQLFPSGAKRRGLRAAIGLQPTPSALRFPSVSPRSLEAKQPMLGPRGEGDNGPSVPTGPPLPGGPGSNVSSRLEAQVPKGQSSPGVCACPSQASSAPQAAAPPRAARGPTPRTEEAAWAAMALTFLLVLLTLATLCTRLHRNFRRGESIYWEPTVDSKDTVAAVLKRRLLMPPRRVKRSRRRPLLPPAPDSGPDGDSSE, encoded by the exons ATGCAGGTCACACCGATGAGTCTGAAGCGGGTCTGCGGAAGGAGCGGACCCGTCTCCCAGCAGGGGCCATCCAGTTCCCAGGAATCCTATTTCCCGCCCTCCTCGCCGCTCCACGATCCCACCCAGGAGCCGCAGCTGCGCCCTGCAGGCCGCGGAGACCTGCTGGGACGAGTGCCCGGGCGAAGG GTGGTGGCTGAGCCGGCGGAGGAGGCGGGAGCCCGTTGTCCCGAGGGCCTGTGGCCTCTGCCCCCACAG GTGTCGCCAAGAGTGACCTACACACGGATGAGTCCACGGCAG GCTGAGAATGTCAGCTTCCTCTACCACCCCTGTGCCCATCCCTGGCTGAAGCTCCAGCTTGCCCTCCTGGCCCACATTTGTGTGTCCCAGCCCTCACTGGCCCCTGACTCGAGTCTCACCCAGAATCGG CCCCTGGTGCTGGCAGCATGGGGGGTGGCGCTGGAGATGGCGTGGGTAGAGCCAGCCTGGGCTGCCCACTGGCTGAAGAGGAGGAGGCGGaagcaaaggaaggagaaagcatGGTTCCGCTCGGGAAGTTTCTCTGGGCCCTCTCCCTTGGTGCCAACGCCGGGCAGAGGGAGGCTGTGCCGGAGAGGGTGTGTGCAG GCCCCGGCTTTGGCCTTCACTCTGCGGAGCTGGCGGCCCCCAGGCGTAGAGGTGGCATCTAGAGGGCCCAGGCAGCTCTTTCCTAGTGGTGCCAAGAGGCGTGGGCTGCGGGCTGCCATTGGTCTCCAGCCCACCCCCTCAGCCCTGAGGTTCCCCTCTGTTTCCCCACGGAGCTTGGAGGCCAAGCAGCCTATGTTGGGCCCCCGGGGTGAAGGGGATAATGGCCCATCTGTGCCCACTGGCCCACCGCTGCCTGGGGGGCCTGGAAGCAATGTCAGCTCCAGGCTAGAGGCCCAGGTGCCCAAAGGGCAAAGCAGCCCAGGGGTCTGTGCCTGTCCAAGTCAGGCTTCCTCGGCCCCTCAGGCAGCAGCGCCTCCGCGGGCCGCCCGGGGCCCCACCCCGCGGACGGAGGAGGCCGCCTGGGCTGCCATGGCCCTGACCTTCCTGTTGGTGCTGCTCACCCTGGCCACGCTCTGCACTCGGCTGCACCGAAACTTCAGACGCGGGGAGAGCATCTACTGGGAGCCCACAGTGGATAGCAAGGACACGGTGGCTG CTGTGCTGAAGCGGAGGCTGCTGATGCCCCCTCGCCGGGTCAAGCGCTCCCGCCGGAGACCGCTCCTCCCGCCCGCGCCGGACAGCGGCCCTGATGGGGACAGCTCCGAGTGA
- the TP53I13 gene encoding tumor protein p53-inducible protein 13 isoform X2: MRLPLPAFVRCADPPGAWGSPGNWLQVEEILNTAPQEGLPQKKQPQTSENKLEEKTHSGALGGGGGCLSPCDPAVPGDRLQSLHQLNNWQLLGNGVRMQVTPMSLKRVCGRSGPVSQQGPSSSQESYFPPSSPLHDPTQEPQLRPAGRGDLLGRVPGRRVVAEPAEEAGARCPEGLWPLPPQVSPRVTYTRMSPRQAENVSFLYHPCAHPWLKLQLALLAHICVSQPSLAPDSSLTQNRPLVLAAWGVALEMAWVEPAWAAHWLKRRRRKQRKEKAWFRSGSFSGPSPLVPTPGRGRLCRRGCVQAPALAFTLRSWRPPGVEVASRGPRQLFPSGAKRRGLRAAIGLQPTPSALRFPSVSPRSLEAKQPMLGPRGEGDNGPSVPTGPPLPGGPGSNVSSRLEAQVPKGQSSPGVCACPSQASSAPQAAAPPRAARGPTPRTEEAAWAAMALTFLLVLLTLATLCTRLHRNFRRGESIYWEPTVDSKDTVAAVLKRRLLMPPRRVKRSRRRPLLPPAPDSGPDGDSSE, translated from the exons ATGCGCCTTCCCTTGCCTGCATTCGTGCGCTGTGCCGATCCCCCGGGAGCGTGGGGCTCCCCAGGAAACTGGCTTCAGGTAGAGGAAATCCTCAATACCGCTCCCCAGGAAGGACTTCCCCAAAAGAAACAGCCTCAAACCTCCGAAAATAAGCTGGAGGAAAAGACGCACTCAGGTgcccttgggggggggggggggtgcctgtcACCCTGCGACCCGGCCGTGCCAGGGGATAGACTGCAGTCCCTTCATCAGCTCAATAACTGGCAATTACTGGGGAACGGGGTAAGG ATGCAGGTCACACCGATGAGTCTGAAGCGGGTCTGCGGAAGGAGCGGACCCGTCTCCCAGCAGGGGCCATCCAGTTCCCAGGAATCCTATTTCCCGCCCTCCTCGCCGCTCCACGATCCCACCCAGGAGCCGCAGCTGCGCCCTGCAGGCCGCGGAGACCTGCTGGGACGAGTGCCCGGGCGAAGG GTGGTGGCTGAGCCGGCGGAGGAGGCGGGAGCCCGTTGTCCCGAGGGCCTGTGGCCTCTGCCCCCACAG GTGTCGCCAAGAGTGACCTACACACGGATGAGTCCACGGCAG GCTGAGAATGTCAGCTTCCTCTACCACCCCTGTGCCCATCCCTGGCTGAAGCTCCAGCTTGCCCTCCTGGCCCACATTTGTGTGTCCCAGCCCTCACTGGCCCCTGACTCGAGTCTCACCCAGAATCGG CCCCTGGTGCTGGCAGCATGGGGGGTGGCGCTGGAGATGGCGTGGGTAGAGCCAGCCTGGGCTGCCCACTGGCTGAAGAGGAGGAGGCGGaagcaaaggaaggagaaagcatGGTTCCGCTCGGGAAGTTTCTCTGGGCCCTCTCCCTTGGTGCCAACGCCGGGCAGAGGGAGGCTGTGCCGGAGAGGGTGTGTGCAG GCCCCGGCTTTGGCCTTCACTCTGCGGAGCTGGCGGCCCCCAGGCGTAGAGGTGGCATCTAGAGGGCCCAGGCAGCTCTTTCCTAGTGGTGCCAAGAGGCGTGGGCTGCGGGCTGCCATTGGTCTCCAGCCCACCCCCTCAGCCCTGAGGTTCCCCTCTGTTTCCCCACGGAGCTTGGAGGCCAAGCAGCCTATGTTGGGCCCCCGGGGTGAAGGGGATAATGGCCCATCTGTGCCCACTGGCCCACCGCTGCCTGGGGGGCCTGGAAGCAATGTCAGCTCCAGGCTAGAGGCCCAGGTGCCCAAAGGGCAAAGCAGCCCAGGGGTCTGTGCCTGTCCAAGTCAGGCTTCCTCGGCCCCTCAGGCAGCAGCGCCTCCGCGGGCCGCCCGGGGCCCCACCCCGCGGACGGAGGAGGCCGCCTGGGCTGCCATGGCCCTGACCTTCCTGTTGGTGCTGCTCACCCTGGCCACGCTCTGCACTCGGCTGCACCGAAACTTCAGACGCGGGGAGAGCATCTACTGGGAGCCCACAGTGGATAGCAAGGACACGGTGGCTG CTGTGCTGAAGCGGAGGCTGCTGATGCCCCCTCGCCGGGTCAAGCGCTCCCGCCGGAGACCGCTCCTCCCGCCCGCGCCGGACAGCGGCCCTGATGGGGACAGCTCCGAGTGA
- the TP53I13 gene encoding tumor protein p53-inducible protein 13 isoform X7 has translation MAPPPPSPQLLLLAALAGLLGPSEVSPRVTYTRMSPRQAENVSFLYHPCAHPWLKLQLALLAHICVSQPSLAPDSSLTQNRPLVLAAWGVALEMAWVEPAWAAHWLKRRRRKQRKEKAWFRSGSFSGPSPLVPTPGRGRLCRRGCVQAPALAFTLRSWRPPGVEVASRGPRQLFPSGAKRRGLRAAIGLQPTPSALRFPSVSPRSLEAKQPMLGPRGEGDNGPSVPTGPPLPGGPGSNVSSRLEAQVPKGQSSPGVCACPSQASSAPQAAAPPRAARGPTPRTEEAAWAAMALTFLLVLLTLATLCTRLHRNFRRGESIYWEPTVDSKDTVAAVLKRRLLMPPRRVKRSRRRPLLPPAPDSGPDGDSSE, from the exons ATGGCGCCTCCTCCGCCTTCGCCCCAGCTGCTGCTCCTGGCGGCCCTGGCGGGGCTCCTGGGTCCCAGTGAG GTGTCGCCAAGAGTGACCTACACACGGATGAGTCCACGGCAG GCTGAGAATGTCAGCTTCCTCTACCACCCCTGTGCCCATCCCTGGCTGAAGCTCCAGCTTGCCCTCCTGGCCCACATTTGTGTGTCCCAGCCCTCACTGGCCCCTGACTCGAGTCTCACCCAGAATCGG CCCCTGGTGCTGGCAGCATGGGGGGTGGCGCTGGAGATGGCGTGGGTAGAGCCAGCCTGGGCTGCCCACTGGCTGAAGAGGAGGAGGCGGaagcaaaggaaggagaaagcatGGTTCCGCTCGGGAAGTTTCTCTGGGCCCTCTCCCTTGGTGCCAACGCCGGGCAGAGGGAGGCTGTGCCGGAGAGGGTGTGTGCAG GCCCCGGCTTTGGCCTTCACTCTGCGGAGCTGGCGGCCCCCAGGCGTAGAGGTGGCATCTAGAGGGCCCAGGCAGCTCTTTCCTAGTGGTGCCAAGAGGCGTGGGCTGCGGGCTGCCATTGGTCTCCAGCCCACCCCCTCAGCCCTGAGGTTCCCCTCTGTTTCCCCACGGAGCTTGGAGGCCAAGCAGCCTATGTTGGGCCCCCGGGGTGAAGGGGATAATGGCCCATCTGTGCCCACTGGCCCACCGCTGCCTGGGGGGCCTGGAAGCAATGTCAGCTCCAGGCTAGAGGCCCAGGTGCCCAAAGGGCAAAGCAGCCCAGGGGTCTGTGCCTGTCCAAGTCAGGCTTCCTCGGCCCCTCAGGCAGCAGCGCCTCCGCGGGCCGCCCGGGGCCCCACCCCGCGGACGGAGGAGGCCGCCTGGGCTGCCATGGCCCTGACCTTCCTGTTGGTGCTGCTCACCCTGGCCACGCTCTGCACTCGGCTGCACCGAAACTTCAGACGCGGGGAGAGCATCTACTGGGAGCCCACAGTGGATAGCAAGGACACGGTGGCTG CTGTGCTGAAGCGGAGGCTGCTGATGCCCCCTCGCCGGGTCAAGCGCTCCCGCCGGAGACCGCTCCTCCCGCCCGCGCCGGACAGCGGCCCTGATGGGGACAGCTCCGAGTGA